CCTTTTTTACGCGGCCTATTTCTCCGCTTTCCAGACGGACTTTAATTCCATGGGGATGCGCGGGTGAATTAGTTAAAATATCCTTTACAATTCCTTCTGTGAGTTTTCCTGTCTGCTGGTCTTTTTTAAGCACGATTAAAATACGCAATCCGCGTTTTATATCTTCGCGTCTGGTCCCGTCCATAAAGCGCTCTCCTGTGAGTTATTCCTTTGCCTTGTCTTGTTTATTTTTTCTGCTGCCCTTGTACAACGCATACTCAAGGAGCCTGCATTCTATGGCGCCGTTAAAAAACTGCACCTTTCTCTCAGCCCTTAATCCCACCTTCTTTGCCAGATTAGGATTACCGGTAAAAATATATCCTTTATACCCCTGGCACTTCTGTTTAAAGAAATCGCCGATCCCCTTGTACACACCCTCAAGCTCTTTAGCCTTGCCCATTCTTTCTCCATATTCAGGGTTGAGGATTATTATACCGCCTCCGTCAGGAATTTCGGTTTCAGAATAATCACATACGGCAAATTCAATTAAGCGCTCTACACCGGCGGCAGCAGCATTGCTCCTTGCCGCCTCAACCGCATCTGCACTGATATCAGTAGCAATGATTCTGCAATTTAAGGTCTTTTTAGCATCTTTTTTTGCCTGTGCGCGCAGTTCCTTCCAGAGAGATTCATTAAATCCCTTCAGATGCATAAACCCGAAATTATCCCTGAATATCCCTGAGGCCCTGTTCAGTCCTGCCAGGGCGGCTTCTATGGCAAGGGTGCCGCTTCCGCACATGGGATTGATGAAATGGCCGCTCCCG
The window above is part of the Nitrospirota bacterium genome. Proteins encoded here:
- a CDS encoding YwbE family protein: MDGTRREDIKRGLRILIVLKKDQQTGKLTEGIVKDILTNSPAHPHGIKVRLESGEIGRVKKVFEK
- a CDS encoding class I SAM-dependent RNA methyltransferase, producing the protein MEKSKILITCAKGITPFLREELVALGFPVISETAAGLETGGTMDDTIRLNLLLRTGHRVLFLLRKFSAEDAEDLYRAVSDIAWEEYIAGDGYVCVTSSVDNPTIRTSLFANVKCKDAIVDRIKEKCSRRPDSGPEKDRAVVNLYWKGEDCSIYLDTSGEPLSKRNYRKIPMKAPMQETLAAAVIKATAWNGSGHFINPMCGSGTLAIEAALAGLNRASGIFRDNFGFMHLKGFNESLWKELRAQAKKDAKKTLNCRIIATDISADAVEAARSNAAAAGVERLIEFAVCDYSETEIPDGGGIIILNPEYGERMGKAKELEGVYKGIGDFFKQKCQGYKGYIFTGNPNLAKKVGLRAERKVQFFNGAIECRLLEYALYKGSRKNKQDKAKE